Below is a genomic region from Miniphocaeibacter halophilus.
ACAACTGTACAGGTAGCTGTGGCAACTCTTTTGGTATCATCTTTTTTACCAACATCTACCATTTTTGCCCTACCTTCTTCATTAAAATGTGTTAATTCCATTTATCCTCCAATTTCGTTCATATCTGTTGTATTATATTCTCCATCTAGAAGATGATGTTTTTCCGGTTTTTCCTGTATTGCATTTACTATTATTTTTTCTATATCTTCGCCTTTTCTTAAGGGCTCTAATAAATCAATAAATATATTTGAATGTAAACACATTAAAAGTTTACCCTTACTTGTTAGTCGCACTCTATTACAATTTCCACAGAATTTGCAAGACATAGGATTTATAAATCCAACATTTCCTTTTGCATTTGGCAATTTGAAATATTTTGCAGGACTGGAAAGGTCCTTATTTTCAATTGGAATTAAATCATCATATAATTTTAATAATTCCTCATTTGAAATAAAGTTGTCCTTATATTTAATAGCTTCTCCTATTGGCATTAACTCAATAAATCTTACAGAAATATCCTTATCCATTGTTAAATTAACAAAATCCCTAAATTCATTTAAATTAAAATTTCTCATCATAACCGTATTTATTTTTATTGGAGTAATGTTATATTTTTTACAAGCTTCTATAGAGTCAAGTACATCTTGTAAATTCCCACCTCTTGTTATTTGTGAATATTTTTCTTGGTCTAAGGAATCTAAACTAATATTTACTCTACTTAATCCGGCTTCTTTTAATTCCTTTATTTTGTCTTTTAAAAGAATTCCATTTGTTGTCATAGCGATTTCTTTAATACCAATTTCTTTACAGCCCGATATTAAATCTATAACTCCTTTTTTTACTAAAGGTTCTCCACCTGTAATTCGTACTTTTGTAATTCCTAGTCTTTTAAAAACCTCAACTATTTTTAAATATTCTTCAATAGTTAAAACATCCTTATGTTCTACTTTAGGAATACCTTTTTCCGGCATACAGTATTTACACCTTAAATTACATTTATCTGTAATAGAGATTCTTAAATAGTTAATATCTCTACCGAAATTATCTTTCATTTAATCACCTATTTTTATTATAACATAACGGTATATTTTCCCATATATTTTAATAAAATTTGTTTTGTAATCTCAATAAAAAAATATAATAAAGATAGATATTTTTCTATCTTTATTATATTTTAAGATACCAGTCTTTTCTCTTTAGGAATACTAATAATTGAATCTTTGCTTATATATATTTTATCTATTTTTTCCTCTTTGTTAGAATAATTGTTTATTTTGTCGACAATTAAACTCTTGCCTTTTTCACTTTTAAATATATATCTTTTTATAGCTCCTAAAATTATTACTTTTTCAAGTTCAACATTAATTTCAATTGAGTTTTCTGATTTTTCTAATTCTATCATTTCCGGTCTTACATAGTAAATATATTCTTCTTTAAGACTATTGGAATTATTTATTTCTAATTCTGAAGAATTAAATCTATTAAAGCTGCCAATAAATTCTGCTATAAAGTTACTTTTTGGATAAGCATATAGTTCGTTTGGTGTTGAGGATTGTATTATTTTCCCTTTATTTAATACAAAAATCCTATCACTTATGGCCATAGCCTCTTCTTGGTCATGAGTTACAAAAATCATAGTAATATTCAATTTCTTCTGTATTCTTCTTAAATCCGTTTGAAGTTGTTTTCTAATCTTTGCATCTAATGCACTTAAGGGCTCATCTAATAATAGTATTTTTGGTTCTGTTACCAATGATCTAGCTAAGGCGACCCTTTGTTGTTGACCTCCTGACAAGGTCTGAATATTTCTGTTGGAAAACTCCTTTAATTGTACTATTTCCAATATATTATCAACCTTATCCCCTATCTCCTTTTCAGATAGTTTTTTAACTCTTAAACCAAACGCTATATTTTCAAAGACCGTCATATTTGGAAATAATGCATATTGTTGAAATACAAATCCAATATTTCTATATTTAGTTGGAATACTGTCTATTTCTTCTCCATCTAATAATATTTTCCCCTTTTCTTGCTTTTCCAAGCCTGCTATTGTACGAAGTAAGGTTGATTTTCCACAACCGCTAGGTCCAAGTAATGTTACAATTTCTCCTTTTTGAACATGAAAATCAATAGAGTCCAATATTTTTTTATTTCCAAAATATAATGTTAGGTTTTTAACTGTTAAATACATTTTCTAAATCCTCTTTTCTTCCGTATAGCTTTTGTTTATTAACTTCTTCAATTTTTGATTTTTCAATATATCTTTTCTTTTGTTTATTATTAATAATAAATACAAATATCGCTACAATAAGTAAAAAAACAAAGTATAGTATCATTACGGCACTTGCTAAATGTCCATTTTCATTCATTCTTCTCATCATATATATTCTTATAGTTTCAAATCTTCCACCTATAAGTAAATTCGTTAACATATATTCTCCAAAAGATGCTGAAAAAACCATTAAAAACACCAGTGTAGTACCTAATCTAATATTAGGTATTATTATTTTTGTTACAATCTGTACCATAGATGCACCTAATGTTGATGCTGCATCTATCATTTCCCCTATATTAATTAATTTAAGTTGATTATTAATTCCCAAATATGTTATAGGTAGTAATGTTATAAATAATGCTCCTACTAAAACAATAAACATAGGAATACTCAACATACTATATGTTCCAAGTAAAGCAGTTACAAGTATTACTCCCGGTATGGCATAGGGAAGAAGAACTATGGATTGTAAAATCCTATCAACTTTAGGAAAATATAATCGTACCAGTATTAATGTAGGTATCATTATAATTAAAATCACCATTGATGTTACAAGTCCCAGTACAAAAGATCTTGCGACTGCTTGAATAAAGGCAGTATCTTTAAATAATTCTAAAAACCATTTTAAGGTAAAGTCCTTTGGTAAAATACTATTATCCCATTTTGTAGATGTACTATATAAAAATGTACCTATTATAGGTATTATGAAATAAATCCCAAAAATTATTAATGGTATTTTTCTAATATTCTTTTTCAAGATTTTCTTCCTTTCTATTATATCGCTGAGAAAGCCACATAATTATAACCATAAAAGCACCAAAAATCGTTGCTAATGCACTACCCATATTCGGCTTAGCAAAAACGTCTCCTGCTACCAATGCAGATATTCTTATTGTTAATAAATTTATGTTGCTACCTGTTAAAGCATAAGCTGTTTCATATGTTCCTATACCATTAGCCAGTAAAATAATAAAGGTACTAACCATTGTTGGTTTTAAAAATGGAAATACTACTTTTCTCCAATAATAGAAATTTGAAGCTCCTAGTATATCGGCCGATTCCTTCCATTCCTTTTTTATTTCCCTCATACTAGGATACAAAAATAATATTCCCAATGGTATTTGAAAATACATATAAGTTAAAGAAAGTCCCCACCAAGAATATAAATTAAAATTCTTTAATAATGGAATTATCATTTTTAGTACACCGGCATTTCCAAGTAAAATTATAAATGAAAATGCTAATGGTATACCTGCAAAATTTCCAGCTAAATTTGATATTGTAATAATCTTTTCCTGTGTTCTAAACGACAAGCCCAGTAGAGAATAACTTATTATATAAGCTCCTATAAAACCTAAGACTGCTGAAAATAATCCTATAATCATACTGTTTATAAAGGATTCATAATAATATTTATTCGCGAAAAATTCCTTGTAATTATCTAAAGAAAAAACTTCTATTCCGTCTAGTTTAAAACTTTTTATAACCATTATTATTAAAGGTATTATTAAAAATGCCATCATAATAATTATTAGTGGCAATAAGCCAATTTTTTTCTTCATAAAACTTCCTTTCTACTAATGGTGTAATAGTAACAACTTCTCTATTAGTCCGGCTATTTCTATTTGACTGATTTCATCAACATTGTTTCTATAGTACTTAGAAAAAATATACAAGGGTACTTCTCTATGGGAATTTAGTGTACCTCCATGAAGTCCATTTTCATCCATACCATGATCAGATGTAACCATTACTTGATAACCCAACTCTAACCAATTGTTCAAATACTGTCCAATAATATAATCCGCCCTATTTATTACAGCCTTGTATTCCCTTGAGTCCGATGTGAATTTATGACCAATATCATCAATATTCATAGAATGTATTAATAAAAAATCCGGTTTTTTATACTGTAATAAAAAATTTGCATCGGCAAATAAATGTGTATCCGGATAATTATCTTCATAATAAAAAACACCATTTTCAATTAGATTTTCAGTATCTAATTGAATTCTATGTTTTTTTTCATTAAATGGACTTTCATTATATAATTCACTATACCAATAATAAGCTGCTGCAGCCGTTCTTCCTCCATTGTTCTTAACTTTTTCGAAAATGGATTTTTCACCAGATAAACTATTGTGACCGTTGGTTAAAATTTTATTTTTATAAGTCGGTACTCCTGTCATTAATACCTCATACAAGGATCTGGAATTACTTGGCAATTCAGATATTACTTTTATCCTTGTTGCCAAGCCATTTTCTACATAGTGATTTAACAGTCCCATTTGTTCAATTGAAGTATCGTATCTACATCCATCTAATATAACAAGAATTAAAGTCCTTCCTGTCTTTTTATTTTGCATAGCTTAAAACCTCACTTTGCCATAGCTCAGGTAATTCTACAGAAGTTTTATCCCATTCTTCATTACTTTTTACAGGTTCTGCTGATTTATATTCAGAATCAGGTAATAACTTACTTGCTACATCTTCAGGTAACTTTACATTTGTTCTTATAGGTCTTGCATATCCCTTAGCTAAATTTATTTGTCCTTCGTCTGATAAAATATATTCTCTAGCTAATTTAGCAGCATTAGGATGAGGAGCATACTTATTAATTAAAGTAGTATATCCACTAATAATTGAGCCATCGGACGGAATTAAAACTTCAAATCTTTCAGAATCAAGTTGGTCCTTGTAATTAAGTCCATTAAAATCCCAAACTATTACAATATCTATTTCACCTTTTTCTAAATTTGCAAGACTTGCATCTACAGAAGAAAGTCTGCCTTCTTCTGCTATTTTTCTAAAATAATCCAATCCCGGTTTAATGTTTTTTTCATCTCCACCGTTAGCAATTGCAGCAGCTAAAACTGCAAATTGAGCTTGATTTGCCTTTGTAACATCTCCTACGGCAACTTTGTAATCACTTTCCAGTAATTCTTCCCAGGAACTAGGTATATCTTTTACATTATTTTTATCTATCATAAAAGCTATAGTTCCTGTATAACTTAAAAGCCAATGACCTTTTTCATCTTTAGCCCAGTCCGGTATTTCATCCCAATAGCTGGTTTTATAAGGCAGAGTTAAATCCTTATTTGTAGCAATAGGACCAAAGCTAATTCCAACATCACCTATATCTGCTGTTCCATTTTTTCCTTCTGATTCAAACTTTGCTAATTCTTCAGCACTTGACATATCAGTATCGGAATGTTTTATACCATATTTTTCTTCAATATCTTCCCATGTACCTACCCAATTAGCCCATGTGTCCGGCATTCCAACACTTGCTAGCTCTTTTTCTTTTTTTGCTTTTTCAATAATGGTTTCTAAACTATCGTCCTCTGAAACATTTTGTGCCTTCGATTTATTATCTGAGCAACCAGATAAAACTCCTATCATCATTGTGAAAACTAAAAATATAGAAATAAATCTCTTTGTTATTTTCAATTTCTTCTCCCCTTTCATTCTTTCACTTCTTTAAGATTAACTATAATTTTTTAAATTCATATTTAATTAATGTTATATTGAAGTAAAAAAATAAAATAATGTTAAAGTTATGTTAAATATTCAATAAAAAAAACAGCCTTGCTAAAAACAAGACTGTAAACCAAATTATTTTATTTTAAATTTCTCAATTCATTTTCTACATTTGTAGATATGGAATTTTCTCCTCCGATTATTATTATATTTTTAATATTTTTAATATTTTTATAATCATGTAAATCCTCGTTTTGTATGTAGTTTTTTACTGCTACCGGCAAATTATTTGGCTTTGATAAAAGTATTGGAGCATTTTTTACTCCGGCAATTGATGAGGCCGCTAATGCATCCGGATAGTCCTCACCATTTACAATTATTACTGTATCAACTTCCATTCTTAAAAAAGTATAATAACTTTCTGCAACATCAACGGCAGTTTCATATCTGGTGTTTCCTGCAAATCTATTTTCATCTTTACCTTTCGGAACACTATTAATTCCACCAAAAACATGCATAAAATCCATATCTTGTTTTTGCTTATTCATATTCGGTATAAGTTTTACTATGCCATAAACATTTGCCCATTCTCCTAGAAATGGTCCTGCACTTAAGGCATCAGCAAAATAATTTCCATCCATTCCTGCGTATAGGGTCATATATTCTGTACTTCCTTTTAATTCTTCTCTTTTAGCACCAATTATTTCAGCTGTTTCAACCCTATTTTTTCCAGCTAGTCTTTCTATGTTTATTCCTAACTCTTTTATACTCTCTTCTATAATAAAAGGAACGGTTTCTTCTCCACCTAAAATATAAACATGTTCAACTTTTAATCTTTTCAATTCATTTTTTACTTCTTCGTTTAATGGCGAACTACCGACTAATAACATTGGAATATCTATTTGTGCCGCTAAAGTACCACCTACTAATGCATCGGCAAAGCCTTCTCCACTTGCTATTATTGCATATTTAGAACTTTCAAAAGTATTTTTACTTATTTCTACAGAGGTGTTAAACCTATTAGTCCCTGCTATTCTAACAATATCTAAACCATCCTCACCTTCTTGTAAAATATCTGCATTTGAAAGACTATTTAATGAAGTTATTAATAAAGCCGTTGTAAAAATCAATGTAACAAAAATCTTTTTCATATACTACCTCCCATATTCCTATAATAATATTGTAGTATAAATAAATGATAAGTAATTTACAAAATAGTTAATAAATTATTACATAATAGTTACAATTTAAATAAAATCAACAAAAAACTCCCTTAATTCCAAACTAAGGGGGTTTTACATTATCCAAAATTTATCCCATATATATTCTTCTTCTATTTCTAATAGATTAATTATTTCTTCTAGGATTTTTTTATTATATTTTACATGACCTTTAAAGTCTATATTTTCAACCACCTTACCTTCTACATTAAAACTATTAGAATCTTCATTATTGTTTATTAGTATTCCCTTTAAATTTACAACTCCACCTTCTGATTCTAATTTGTTATTTACAAATACAGCTGAAACATTAATGTCTTCATTACCAATTATTGTTACCAAGTCTGCATTAATAAAATACAATTTATCTTCTTCTATTTTTATTCCATTATCTACTAATAATTTATTAAAATCTACTTCTTCATCTTCACTATTCTGGTACTCTTCTACTAATTCATTATATTTTGAAAACTCAATATAATAACTTTCATTACTTTTTTTGAAAAAAACAATATCCCCTACTATTTTTTCAAAATCATTATCTAGTAACAATTTATAGTTTTCGTCATCTTCTTGTATTTCTATAAGCTCATCATCATTTAGTAGAGGGTTGTCTTTTAATGAGTAAGTTATACTTGAACTGGTATATGTATTTTTATATTCCAAATTATAGTTTATTATAAATTTATTTTCCTTGTAGTTTGAAACATTTGCTGTAATGTTTCCTCCGTTTAATATTTCATTATAATTTACATTAATGGTTTCTTTATTATCAGTATTTTTTATTTTAGAAAATATTTCATTTAATTTACTGTTATATTCTTCGCTACTCTTTATTTTATTTGCAATAGATTCTGAAATTAAACAATTTTGATAATAATCCTTTTGGTTTTTATTTACATTATTTTCTAAATCCACCCCTACTAAAATTACCGTTATTAATGTAAACACCAATATCGATACTACTAGGGCAAATACCGATATATATCCCTTGCTTTTCACATTCCTAACCCTGCATAAATACTACTTTCATACTCTTTCTTTACTCCATTATTTTCACATTGGAAATTTAAATGTATAAATTTTTCGTTAATATTAAAATAGGTTTTCTTTATACTTACAATATTTTCTGCAATTTTATTTGTACCTATATTTGAACTTTTTATTCCTTCTTCTATTGGATTTTCTATTCCTATTGAATATCTTATTAAATTTCCCTTATCTAAATAGTAATAAATATATTGATAGGGATTTTTTTCTGCTTGGTAAGGAACTACTTCTAGTAAAAATCCCAGGTTATTGTCTTTAGGTTTTGCTATAAAATCATCTATATTATAAATATTTATACTTCGCCTTATTTCCTTTTCAATATAATCTATTGCATAGCCACCATTATTGTTTAGCTTATTTCTAGATATATTGGATTCCATTATTTTCCCCGATGTTGCCATTATATAGGAAATTACTATTATTAATATTGAAGATATTCCTAAGGCTACTATTAATTCAATTAAGGTAAATCCTTTTTGTTTTTTACGGTAAAAGGACTTCATAACTAATAATATCCTCTTCATTTCCAACTCTCCATACATCTAATTTTAATTTATTTAAATTTTCAGTTTTATTAATGCTATATTCAAATTTAAATTCTTTCTTTAAATCATTTGTAATACCTATAGTTTTTTCATTGTAAATATCGGATTTTATGCTTTCCATTATATGTTTACTATAGCTTATTAATTCTTTATCATTATCGGTTTTTATTTCTAAGCTTAATGCATTTGCTAATGACGGTAACAGAAAAGCAGCAAGTATTCCAATTATAGCAAGTCCAACTATGCACTCTAACAAGGTGAATCCCTTATTTTCTTTTTTCTTCACTAAGATTCACCTTCCCCGTTGCAACTTCTACTGTAATTTCATATATTTTGTTTTTACCTATAAAATAAATTGTTGCTGCCTTTTTTGGCGCTCCCGTAGAACTGAATTCTATGGTAATATCGTCACCATTATAGTTCAATCTTTCAAAATAAATAAAATGTTTTTCCTTATCTGATGATATTTTTATTGCTTCACTATTTTTATTAAAACTAAATTTATTAATGTATCCAGTATTAATTGCATTATTTCTTGCAAAGTTTAGACTATCTACAATTGAATTTATTTCTAATTTTTCCTTGTATTGTCCTATAAAATCAAATTTAATTACTCCAATTCCTAAAATTATACCAAGCAACAATAAGGCTGCTAATAATTCAATTAAAGTAAAACCTTTTAATTTTTTCATAGTATTTCCTAAATTTATTCAAAATATATATCCAAATAAATATTTCTATCTGTATCTATTAGGCCATATCTTGTACTTTCATTTTCTAATAATTGTAGGTGGTTTCCACTAAACTCGTCTAATAAGACCTCATATAATCTATCCTCTTTTATATACAAGTAATGTAGTTTTCTAGCCGTATCCAACATTAGACAATTGTCGGTATTATTAGTAATAAACCCATAGAGAATTTCCTTATCATATATTTTTTTCCTAGCTCTTTCATCTCTTAAATTTATAAACATAAATTTAGTTCTTTCCCCATCGTTTAAATCTGTATAGGATGCTAGTATTCCATTTTCAAGAAAGTTGTAGTCATAAAGTTGCTCTTGTCCTTCAATATAGGCTTTTTCTATTTCCCCATTTTCATCTATAGAATAGAAATAGGAACCTTTGCTTTCATTGACTAGTGCAAAAATATTATTGGTGTTTGAATAGATATTATTATCTACTTCATATTCAAATTGATAAAAATCTACTGGCCTATCGTCTTTTATTTTTCTTATTCCTAGATAACCTTCATTTTCATAGGAATAATAAATATCGCCATTTATTTTTACAAGTTTTGAACGGTATCTATCTATATAATTTTCATCTATAATTTTAAATGTTCCATCCTCTTCTATTCTTGCTATATTATTTTTGGTTTTATATCTATTTATTGTATTTGAAGTTATATCCGTAGGATTATATTCCGTCGTTTCTCTTACCGTATTTTCATCTTTAAAATTTAATACTTCATAGGAAATAAAAATATCACCACTGTCTACTATTAAATCCAAAATTTTTATATTACGTTCTAGTTCTATTGTCCTTATAACTGTTTCATTTTGAAAGTCATATATTATTAGCCTTTCGTTTTCATTAATACGGGTATCTGAATTTAATTCCTCGTCACTTTCAGTTGTTGGATAATCTACTAGAATATATAATTTGTTTTTAAAGGCTTTAAATACATAACTTTCCCGGTTTTCTATAAGAGGAAGTTTATATTCTGATACAGAATATTCTATTTTTCCTTCTTTTATTGTTGATTCTTCTTTTTCTACTGTTTTTACTTTTTCTTTTGACTTACATGAAACCAATAACCCAACAGAAATTATAATTATTAATAGAATTTTAATGGATTTTCTCATTGTAGTTCCGTCCTATTCTTAAAATTTTAACAACTCCAGCAATATAGTAGAAAAATATGATAATGAAATAATTGGAACAAAGGGTATTTCATATTTCAGATTTTTCTTTTTTGTAATTAAAACTACACCTATTATTAAGCCTATTATTCCTATGTTAAGGAAAAAAATCGATATTTCATTAAAGTACATACTTGTGGTTAAAATGGCTATTAAAATAAAATCTCCAAAACCTGCCTTGTTTTTTATTGATAAAATATAACCTAATAATAGTGTTATTACTAAAAAAATAGACTTTATTACTATATCTATTTTTATCCAGTATCTACTAAAACCCATTCCAAAACACAGGATAAAAAGTATTACTAAATGCTTAATGTATATGTTTTTCGTTTTAATATCTATTATAGACATACCCAGTAATAAGGAAATAACCGTAGAAACAACTATCCCTAATATAAAATTATCCACTAAATAAATAATGATTACATATATTAGACCACAAATAATTTCAATTATAGGATACTGTATTTTTATCTTATTTTTACAAAAGCTACATCTTCCCCCTTGAAATATATAACTAAAAATAGGTATTAAATTATATGCCTTTAATTTTTTATGACAATTGTCACAAATTGATGGAGGGTATATTAAAGACCTTCCGGCTATTGTTCTGTCAATAAAAACATTAATAAAAGAACCTACTACTATACCTATTAAAAAATAAAAAACAAACATCATCTTATTCTTCTTTTATTTTACCAGGATCTACTGTAACATCGCCAGTAGCAGTTATTTTTACTATATAGTAATTGTCTCCTTTTCCCTCTAATCCTTTAATTCCCTTTGGAACTTTAGGGTATTCTGCAATGTATTCCTTGGCACTGTCTGGTCCTTCCCAAGTTACATCCTTGCCACCATCATTTGCTATGTAATTTAATGCAGCCGACTCCAGTATTCTTACATTTGAATTGTGAGCAGTTACAAGGCTTTTTTGTCTTGATTCCTTGTATTTTGGAATTGCTATTGCAGCTAAAATTGCAAGTATTGCTATTACTACTATTAGTTCTATTAATGTAAACCCTTTGAACTTCTTATTTTTAAATCTATTCACAAAAATCCTCCTAGTAATTATAATTATTTATTATGTCAAACATCGGTACAGCTATGGATATAACTATAGCCCCTACAAATAAAGCCATTACTATTATAACTATTGGTTCGAAAATTCTTAGCAAGGAATCTATTGCATAATCCGACTCATTTTTATAATATTTTGATATTATTTCTAATATTTCACCTAGCTGTCCTGTTTCCTCTCCTACTTCAATCATAGAATTAAACAATTGTGGCAAAATATTAGTATTATTAAAAGCCTCATTAATACTTGTACCCTGTTTTATTTCATAAATTGCATTTTCTAATTTTTCCTGTAAATAAAGATTATCTGTTCCTAAAGAAATAATTTCCAAAGACTCTATAAAGTCCACTCCACTTAAATAGGAAATAGACAAGGCTCTTGCTATTCTTCCTGTTAATATTTTTATATAATTTTTCCCTATAATTGGAAATTTTATTTTTATATAATCAATTCTTTTTTTAAAGGCTTTGTTCTTCCTTAAACCAACAATAAACAAAATTATTGTTAATACTGCAACAATAATAATTATTATAAAATTTTTATTAATAAATTCACTTATCTTAATTAACAACTTAGTTAAAAATGGTAAGGCCATATTACTACTTTCAAATAATGCTGTAAACGTTGGCATTACATATTTAAAAACAAAAAACAACACTATTATACTAGTAATAAACAAAATAAGCGGATAGGTTAAAGCTCCTCTAATCTTTTTTGATATTTCATCTTCTTTTTCATAATATTCTGCTAATTTATCACACACTGTAGAAAGCTTTCCACTTTCTTCCCCTGTTTTTATC
It encodes:
- a CDS encoding prepilin-type N-terminal cleavage/methylation domain-containing protein, giving the protein MNRFKNKKFKGFTLIELIVVIAILAILAAIAIPKYKESRQKSLVTAHNSNVRILESAALNYIANDGGKDVTWEGPDSAKEYIAEYPKVPKGIKGLEGKGDNYYIVKITATGDVTVDPGKIKEE
- a CDS encoding type II secretion system F family protein, with amino-acid sequence MEISKIKEILNKPIYFSLNKRHLSIFLKQFAVLLTSGITPDQAIYILKDQREIKSLNYSLNIIYNDLNNGDYLSLAFSKHKIFDDFLITMIKTGEESGKLSTVCDKLAEYYEKEDEISKKIRGALTYPLILFITSIIVLFFVFKYVMPTFTALFESSNMALPFLTKLLIKISEFINKNFIIIIIVAVLTIILFIVGLRKNKAFKKRIDYIKIKFPIIGKNYIKILTGRIARALSISYLSGVDFIESLEIISLGTDNLYLQEKLENAIYEIKQGTSINEAFNNTNILPQLFNSMIEVGEETGQLGEILEIISKYYKNESDYAIDSLLRIFEPIVIIVMALFVGAIVISIAVPMFDIINNYNY